The following proteins are encoded in a genomic region of Candidatus Beckwithbacteria bacterium:
- a CDS encoding transglutaminase domain-containing protein, producing MNFRPLLLAFFASFLFLFLQDRPCQAAKEFGTSYDIIYNVETDGITRTSQTINLTNKLDHVFATEYQVIIGSTSIEKVTANDNYGELEPKVENKDNATIINLEFDKKMIGKDKTRTIHLTYQTPDFATIKGKVLEVGFPILTNSNDLEEYSVSIRIPDSFGQPTQFIPTTYQGSQLANYQVFNFTKADLEGSDGITATFGTSQIYNFVIRYHLQNKEEIKGRAELALPNDTNYQTVLYQEIKPKPLSVNVDADGNWLAEYIVEPGQSQTIEAQGSIRLNYFPKENFAKNLTSEQKRQYTKSDVYWESSSQTVEQIAKDLQTPKEIYDYLISNFIYDYGRLETNPERLGAAKALQNPDNAICMEFTDAFIALARSAGIPAREHNGFAYTENDRLRPLSLSQDVLHAWPEYYDETAKQWIQIDPTWGNTTGGLNFFDKFDLDHISFVTHGTESSYPVTVGSYKTDDSQGKDVAIEFGDKFEPKESYELLISNLPSGLAGLPVEGEILISNTGNVALYDLPVVVNLSKNGQQQIEKDYSIAVLPPFATYTFHYSQKTNWQTDGGSYQLNVSVLEAQQSQNFELKTIINPTYLVWIGGGAFGSLLWFIGFSIAIKKISKPKTLIPPIGNDPSQQIPLNH from the coding sequence TGCTACAGAGTATCAAGTCATTATTGGTTCAACTAGTATTGAAAAGGTTACAGCTAATGATAATTATGGGGAACTAGAACCAAAAGTCGAAAACAAAGACAATGCGACTATCATCAATTTGGAGTTTGATAAAAAAATGATTGGTAAAGATAAAACCAGAACTATCCATTTGACCTATCAAACTCCTGATTTTGCTACTATTAAAGGCAAGGTTTTGGAAGTTGGGTTTCCAATTTTGACTAATAGCAATGATCTGGAAGAATACTCTGTCAGTATTCGTATTCCTGACAGCTTTGGTCAACCTACCCAATTTATCCCTACTACCTATCAGGGTTCACAGTTGGCTAATTATCAGGTTTTTAATTTTACTAAAGCTGATTTAGAAGGTAGCGATGGTATTACCGCTACTTTTGGGACCAGCCAAATTTACAATTTTGTCATCCGCTATCACCTACAAAATAAAGAGGAAATTAAAGGCCGGGCAGAACTGGCTTTGCCAAATGATACCAACTATCAAACTGTTCTTTATCAAGAAATTAAACCAAAGCCGCTCAGCGTAAACGTTGACGCTGATGGCAACTGGCTGGCTGAATATATTGTGGAACCAGGTCAAAGTCAAACTATTGAGGCTCAAGGTAGTATTAGGCTTAACTATTTTCCTAAAGAAAATTTTGCCAAAAATCTGACCAGTGAGCAAAAAAGGCAGTACACCAAATCTGATGTCTATTGGGAAAGCAGCAGTCAAACTGTTGAACAAATTGCTAAAGATCTACAAACTCCAAAAGAGATATATGATTACTTAATTTCTAATTTTATTTATGACTATGGCCGCCTAGAAACGAATCCAGAACGCTTAGGAGCAGCTAAAGCTCTGCAAAACCCAGATAATGCTATCTGTATGGAGTTCACCGACGCTTTTATTGCTCTAGCCCGATCAGCTGGTATTCCGGCTCGGGAACATAATGGTTTTGCTTATACCGAAAACGACCGTTTGCGACCTCTTAGTCTATCCCAAGATGTGCTCCATGCTTGGCCAGAATACTATGATGAAACTGCTAAGCAGTGGATTCAAATTGATCCAACCTGGGGCAACACTACCGGAGGCTTAAACTTTTTTGACAAATTTGACCTTGACCACATCTCTTTTGTAACCCATGGTACTGAGAGTTCTTATCCAGTTACCGTTGGTTCATACAAAACTGATGATTCTCAGGGTAAAGATGTAGCCATTGAATTTGGTGACAAATTTGAACCAAAGGAGTCCTATGAGTTGCTTATTTCCAACCTACCTTCAGGCTTAGCTGGCTTACCAGTTGAAGGAGAAATACTGATTAGCAATACTGGCAATGTGGCTTTGTATGACCTACCTGTTGTAGTTAATCTTTCTAAAAATGGTCAGCAGCAAATAGAAAAAGACTATAGTATTGCCGTTTTGCCACCATTTGCCACCTACACCTTTCACTATAGCCAAAAAACCAATTGGCAAACTGATGGTGGTAGCTACCAACTCAATGTCAGTGTTTTAGAAGCTCAGCAAAGTCAAAACTTTGAACTTAAAACTATTATCAATCCTACTTATTTAGTTTGGATTGGAGGTGGTGCTTTCGGCAGCCTACTATGGTTTATTGGCTTTAGCATAGCAATTAAAAAAATAAGTAAACCCAAAACTTTGATTCCGCCTATTGGTAATGATCCTTCTCAACAAATTCCTCTAAACCACTAA